Sequence from the Candidatus Omnitrophota bacterium genome:
CTCCGCCTTCGTAAAATTTGACTTTCGCTATGTCCTTTATATCTGCTACTCCGAGTTCTTTAAGTACCTCTATAGACGGTTTCATCTCCTTTTTGCACGCAGGACATATAATTCGAACCAGACGTTGGGCTATGAAGCATTCCACGCTCGATGCGGCAAGAAACGGCTCAATACCCATATCCACCAATCGCGTTATGCCGCCGGCGGCATCATTTGTGTGCAAAGTAGAGAAGACAAGATGGCCCGTAAGGGCTACTCTTATTGTTATCTCTGCCGTCTCGAAGTCCCTGACCTCGCCGACCATCATTATGTCGGGGTCATGCCGCAGCATACTGCGCAAACCTTGCGCAAAAGTCAACCCTATGCGGGGGTGGACCTGGATCTGAGTCACATTTTTTATCTGGTATTCTATCGGATCTTCTATCGTTATGATTTTCTTTTCTTCGGAATTAATCCTGTTAAGGCAGGCATAGAGGGTGGTCGTCTTTCCGCTTCCTGTCGGGCCCGTTACAAAAATAATACCGTGCGGTTTTTTTATCATCGCCTCCATTATCTTAAGATCTTTCGGCAAAAGTCCCAGGTCTTCCAAGCTGAATTTTAAGTTGGTACCGAGAAGCCTGATATCCACGCTTTCTCCGTAAGGAGTAGGCAAAATAGAGACTCTAAGGTCCAGCTCGTAGTTGGTAACTTTTATTCTTATGCGGCCGTCCTGCGGCAAGCGGCGTTCCGCGATATTCAGGTTGGACATGATCTTTATCCTGGATATTATCGCGGATTGAAAATGCTTTATGTCAGACGGTATGGCAGTGTCATAAAGCACGCCGTCTATTCTGAACCTTACCTTCATTTCATTTTCGTACGGCTCTATATGAATATCGGTGGCCCTGTCCTTATATGCCTGCAGAAAAAGCTGGTTGACGAATTTTATTATTGAGGCATCCTGCGCCATATCCTCTATATCCTCGGTCTTTGGCGCGTTTACGGAAAACTCCTCTCTTGCCCCCTCGCCGGCCATCATCTTTTCGAGGGTATCGGCACCTACACCGTAATATTTTCTTATGGCATCGATTATATCTCCTTCGCTTGCCAAAACCATATTGGTATCGCAGCCCAAAAGGAGTTTTACATCGTCTATGGTGTGAATATCAAGGGGGTTCGTAACGGCTATGGTAAGGATATTATCTCTGAAATCTGTGGGGATCAACTTATAATGGCTGGCAAATTTCGCCGGGACTTTTTCAATGACCTCCGGCTCTATCTCGATGCTCTTTAGCTTGACATACTCAACATCCAGCTGCTCGGCAATGACCGGGAAAAGCTTATTCTCATCAACGTAACCCTTCTTAAGAAGGATATTTCCCAGGAAGCCGCCAGTTTTTTTCTGCTCCTTTATGGCTTCATCCAGCTGCCCAACAGTTATTATCTTCTTGTTTACGAGCAACTGGCCCAATAAGAGTTCTTTTTTAAATACCATAATTAGCCCATATAGTTATTACATAGGCCAAGTGTATCATAAAATAAGCATAAAAGCAAAAAAATAATGCGGCTACCCATACTGCCTCCATAGCCGCATTATAAATCTGTCTCTATTTTCTAGCCCCTATTTTTTATTCCGGAACGCGCCACCCCATTTCATTCCCCGGCTGAGTGCACTCCCATGCAGTTGGTTCAAAATAGCCGTTGTACGCGGGGTCGACAAACACATTTCCCGCTATGGGGTCTAGTGTTATACCAAGCTCGTCACACCATATATTATGCATAGAACCGGTGGTAAAGAAGTCGTTA
This genomic interval carries:
- the tadA gene encoding Flp pilus assembly complex ATPase component TadA, which produces MVFKKELLLGQLLVNKKIITVGQLDEAIKEQKKTGGFLGNILLKKGYVDENKLFPVIAEQLDVEYVKLKSIEIEPEVIEKVPAKFASHYKLIPTDFRDNILTIAVTNPLDIHTIDDVKLLLGCDTNMVLASEGDIIDAIRKYYGVGADTLEKMMAGEGAREEFSVNAPKTEDIEDMAQDASIIKFVNQLFLQAYKDRATDIHIEPYENEMKVRFRIDGVLYDTAIPSDIKHFQSAIISRIKIMSNLNIAERRLPQDGRIRIKVTNYELDLRVSILPTPYGESVDIRLLGTNLKFSLEDLGLLPKDLKIMEAMIKKPHGIIFVTGPTGSGKTTTLYACLNRINSEEKKIITIEDPIEYQIKNVTQIQVHPRIGLTFAQGLRSMLRHDPDIMMVGEVRDFETAEITIRVALTGHLVFSTLHTNDAAGGITRLVDMGIEPFLAASSVECFIAQRLVRIICPACKKEMKPSIEVLKELGVADIKDIAKVKFYEGGGCDECKYTGYKDRTAIYEILVIDNDIRDLVMARKSA